A single window of Dehalococcoidia bacterium DNA harbors:
- the ccsB gene encoding c-type cytochrome biogenesis protein CcsB has product MTIEQLAYYSFLAGFACAVTSALAYVVVAVGSWTAYRQAATGAMTVPVAVRVAVPASIGGFATGAAAAALALLTVSVGARAVATDRPPLGNLWEYTVALGWGVTLFTVAFEAAFRERAIGAVMMTVAASLMGVALAFFPSEVTPLVPALQANRILGLHVSTMALAYSALSISFGAAVLYLLQGGSAERRFARLPSSETLEDIAYWSVLVGFPLLTLGIALGAYWANSAWGRYWGWDPKETSALLTWFIYAGYLHARVLRGWEGRRSALLLILGFVAVLFTYFAVNFLISGLHSYAGV; this is encoded by the coding sequence GTGACAATCGAGCAGCTAGCCTACTACAGCTTCCTGGCCGGCTTCGCCTGCGCTGTGACCTCGGCGCTTGCCTATGTCGTCGTAGCTGTCGGCTCCTGGACTGCTTACCGCCAGGCGGCCACCGGCGCCATGACCGTGCCCGTGGCCGTGCGCGTCGCGGTGCCGGCCTCCATCGGCGGCTTCGCGACCGGTGCCGCTGCCGCCGCGCTCGCTCTGCTCACCGTCTCGGTCGGCGCGCGGGCCGTCGCCACCGACCGGCCGCCCTTGGGGAACCTCTGGGAGTACACGGTCGCGCTTGGCTGGGGCGTGACGCTGTTCACCGTCGCCTTCGAGGCCGCCTTCCGCGAGCGCGCCATCGGCGCAGTGATGATGACCGTCGCCGCCTCTCTGATGGGCGTTGCCCTCGCCTTCTTCCCTTCGGAGGTCACGCCGCTCGTGCCGGCGTTGCAGGCAAATCGGATACTCGGGCTTCATGTCAGCACCATGGCCCTCGCCTACAGCGCCCTCTCCATCTCGTTCGGGGCCGCCGTGCTGTACCTTCTCCAGGGCGGCTCCGCGGAACGGCGTTTCGCGCGCCTGCCGTCCTCCGAAACGCTGGAGGACATTGCCTACTGGTCCGTGCTCGTGGGCTTCCCTCTGCTGACCCTCGGCATCGCGCTCGGGGCCTACTGGGCCAACTCGGCCTGGGGGCGTTACTGGGGCTGGGACCCGAAGGAGACGTCGGCGCTACTGACCTGGTTCATCTACGCCGGCTACCTGCACGCCCGCGTGCTACGCGGCTGGGAGGGAAGGCGCTCGGCCCTCCTCCTCATCCTCGGCTTTGT